The following are from one region of the Thermus thermamylovorans genome:
- a CDS encoding AAA family ATPase, which yields MSGVLLAGEVALLYGEAKVGKSRAAVALLGWPDGERAAPDSPNEDGGDAVRSRSWRVRAPLDLRFYLYHATETRYAHLRKYAQTLGAEGLTEHILPFNDVRELERALQAIQRLAEEKKAPALVVVDSLIKLVPPQQSENEAKAMDEVMARLKRAISPSGREPLVGLVVIHHATKGNSGPRGSGAIAANADHIFRLEPKREGEEDWGLLLYERGRGDVWREVEEVLRVRVRGLRRASSSSAKGVKRASKRSRESYIERARERFGGRIFSEEELFRYLTDELGLPESRARGNISLWKSREKLLSQGEGLFFKKG from the coding sequence TTGAGCGGCGTCCTTCTTGCCGGGGAGGTGGCCCTCCTCTACGGCGAGGCCAAGGTGGGCAAGAGCCGGGCGGCGGTGGCCCTCTTGGGCTGGCCCGATGGGGAGAGGGCCGCGCCGGATTCACCGAACGAGGACGGGGGCGATGCGGTGCGCTCCAGGTCCTGGCGCGTGAGGGCACCCCTGGACCTGCGCTTCTACCTCTACCACGCCACGGAGACCCGGTACGCCCACCTGAGGAAGTACGCCCAAACCCTGGGGGCCGAGGGCCTCACCGAGCACATTCTTCCCTTCAACGACGTGAGGGAGCTGGAGCGCGCCCTGCAGGCCATTCAGCGTCTAGCCGAAGAGAAGAAGGCTCCTGCCTTGGTGGTGGTGGATTCCCTTATCAAGCTGGTTCCTCCCCAACAGAGCGAGAACGAGGCCAAGGCCATGGACGAGGTCATGGCCCGGCTCAAGCGGGCCATCTCGCCGTCGGGGAGGGAGCCCTTGGTGGGCCTTGTGGTCATCCACCACGCCACCAAGGGTAACAGCGGTCCCCGGGGCTCCGGGGCCATCGCCGCCAACGCCGACCACATCTTCCGCCTCGAGCCCAAGCGGGAGGGGGAAGAGGACTGGGGCCTCCTCCTTTACGAGAGGGGCCGGGGCGACGTTTGGCGGGAGGTGGAGGAGGTCTTGCGGGTGCGGGTGAGGGGGCTCCGCCGGGCCAGCTCCTCAAGCGCCAAGGGGGTTAAAAGGGCCTCCAAGAGGTCCAGGGAGTCGTACATCGAGAGGGCTCGGGAACGCTTCGGCGGGCGGATTTTCTCGGAGGAGGAGCTTTTCCGCTACCTCACGGACGAGCTCGGGCTTCCCGAGTCTAGGGCCCGGGGCAACATCAGTTTGTGGAAGTCTCGGGAGAAGCTCTTGAGCCAGGGCGAAGGGCTCTTCTTTAAGAAAGGGTAG